From the genome of Peptoniphilus sp. ING2-D1G:
TTTTAATAAATAATGCGGGAATTTCTCATTCCGTTCAGTTTCAGGATCTAAGACCCGATGATTGGAACAGGATGTTTTCCGTAAATGTGGGCGGAGTATTCAATACCATACACTGCGCTTTGGAATACATGTTGAGCAAGAAAAATGGAGTTATTTTAAATTTTTCTTCTATTTGGGGTTCTCACGGTGCGTCCTGCGAAGTTTCTTACGCCGCCACAAAGGGTGCCATAGAAGCAATTACAAAATCTTTGGCCTTGGAGCTTGCCCCTTCAAATATCAGGGTCAATGCCATAGCTCCCGGCACAGTTAATACCGACATGATGAAGACCTACAGTCAAAATGACATAAAACTAATCTGCAGCGGTATCCCGATGATGAGAATGGCCGAACCGGAAGAAATCGCTGAACTGGTAAAATTTT
Proteins encoded in this window:
- the fabG3 gene encoding 3-oxoacyl-[acyl-carrier-protein] reductase (The short-chain dehydrogenases/reductases family (SDR) is a very large family of enzymes, most of which are known to be NAD-or NADP-dependent oxidoreductases. As the first member of this family to be characterised was Drosophila alcohol dehydrogenase, this family used to be called 'insect-type', or 'short-chain' alcohol dehydrogenases. Most member of this family are proteins of about 250 to 300 amino acid residues. Most dehydrogenases possess at least 2 domains, the first binding the coenzyme, often NAD, and the second binding the substrate. This latter domain determines the substrate specificity and contains amino acids involved in catalysis; High confidence in function and specificity); translation: MKTVLITGASRGIGKATALKLSEEKLYNIVLNYNNSKKEALQLEEELLHKGINALAIKADVSNLSQVEDMFSEIKNRFKGVDILINNAGISHSVQFQDLRPDDWNRMFSVNVGGVFNTIHCALEYMLSKKNGVILNFSSIWGSHGASCEVSYAATKGAIEAITKSLALELAPSNIRVNAIAPGTVNTDMMKTYSQNDIKLICSGIPMMRMAEPEEIAELVKFLISDKNSYMTGQIISPTGGMGV